One Plasmodium cynomolgi strain B DNA, chromosome 12, whole genome shotgun sequence genomic region harbors:
- a CDS encoding calcineurin B subunit isoform 1 (putative) → MYKRFVELDTNKNGQLDPNELFDVPEISDVKLKKKPFLKLKKERFYYYFLFIKPFYAILCCMENPLVKRVISIFDSNSDGKVSFVEFLVGITKLASSTDDFQKKKFAFDIYDINKDGMISNGELFTVMKMMVGNNLNDIQLQQLVDRTILQADKDGDGMISFEEFKDMISHMDVGNKLKLDL, encoded by the exons atgtacaaaagaTTTGTTGAACTTgacacaaataaaaatggacaacTAGATCCAAATGAATTATTCGACGTTCCTGAAATAAGCGacgtaaaattaaaaaaaaagccatttttgaaattaaaaaaggagcgattttattattattttctttttataaaaccGTTTTACGCTATTTTGTGTTGCATGGAG AATCCACTAGTCAAAAGAGTCATATCAATTTTTGATTCCAATTCGGATGGAAAAGTTTCTTTTGTGGAATTCTTAGTTGGCATAA CCAAGCTAGCCTCAAGCACGGACGACTTccagaagaaaaagtttGCCTTCGATATCTACGACATAAATAAGGATGGAATGATATCCAACGGGGAGCTGTTTACCGTTATGAAGATGATGGTGGGGAATAACTTAAATGATATACAG TTGCAGCAGCTGGTCGACCGAACCATTCTACAGGCCGATAAGGATGGAGATGGGATGATTTCCTTCGAAGAATTTAAAGAT ATGATATCCCACATGGACGTTGGAAATAAGTTGAAGCTAGATCTGTAG
- a CDS encoding hypothetical protein (putative) has protein sequence MGAKDYRDLKFYNYIPVNKELKKSCVPCPDTEEFEAKLNEEFEEQVKNAFQGNVLDRIDAKNINADLKRDLQKKLNVLSKKTDKAIIELIKRKINEGKNRKVEDAFNDNNKNEEQDENVENSNMTLNFNQSGDDENYGHLLQQAMDKLDVMDDSD, from the coding sequence atgggggcgAAGGATTACAGagatttaaaattttacaactaCATTCCCGTCAACAAGGAGCTCAAGAAATCCTGCGTGCCTTGTCCAGATACGGAAGAATTCGAAGCgaaattaaatgaagaatTTGAGGAACAAGTGAAAAATGCATTTCAAGGGAATGTTCTGGACCGAATTGAtgccaaaaatattaatgctGATTTGAAGAGAGATttgcaaaagaaattaaatgtGTTATCGAAAAAAACGGATAAAGCTATAATCGAGCTAATtaagaggaaaataaatgaaggCAAAAATCGCAAAGTGGAAGACGCCTTTAAcgataacaataaaaatgaggagcAGGACGAGAATGTGGAAAATTCCAACATgacattaaattttaatcaaAGTGGAGATGACGAGAATTATGGTCACCTTTTACAGCAGGCCATGGACAAATTGGACGTCATGGATGACTCCGACTGA
- a CDS encoding hypothetical protein (putative), protein MRKEEREGGEGINHVCVKKENAAATYEGDPRSFDPNGSNKQGDAPCGEAADGEAPNGDAPNGAATEATQNPPSNEHYVIFGNRKKKVIDLHLALPTKTHIMIKELMKRNIIKFLITQNIDSLHYRCGTQFSKISEIHGNIFIERCDFCGVCTDVLLDWNNAYEDFFHLNSIRHSQMADFHFCLGSSFYIVPASYYPSKKKFANEKSFSCLINYQKSSLSKEVDLSLHSNVNNISDIIIKEFSLEPLCIRSALIVVVRCQVIYFDLIFDNLITVNNVIQEDHCVDLPKGEISSDLSFRIVKKEEHDSGEGGEYPWGKTHHNKGKKHSTYDGMKQLKEDKNPSIYLCTHPNDSDGDAQNTYSDKNRFKEQLFLIKCSMIKNVSTNEPIDEAHKLGVTLIDKTKGIWLVRTTFSCLLEIELWYNSFVLLKLNYDENCPFVELNAWSVNVAYTYGDDIDDVDYVNRGASKSRNFDLHKNKYVDSTTPQMCTAENGVHIKEKVNSDPNQREGSLSNHHNDYNERRDARQSLPISEILPEHVYVGYNPNNIKPQCGVEQLAILTNASKLSKHSNYACFELPNALKLLYNLFCLVNKSERASETEKERQGEHVKMEKTPSRDTIETFVKNLHLPKNVNLYTTDFINSFTQKENMAHQSHYTFRERKKKNLSDFNLCSSSDENKEKKMFVFYNLYMNESNDVYNVAIGRDIIRKHTFDCLLPSSYSPKSDSKGHLGNSPTMKETHEANKFNDNNCVRSTSKVESYPLHEMHHLKITPSQNGKNCDESENVDEDSYRKYRASLSQGSEPILSNSPKEKLEMPPMEKATMNYNTVAKEQSSDDSNTNGFKGNNPKSDKASASDLQDEENHASSTKKKSDDFNHRSSELLFYPVMLINSKHQLGELVSKIPKYIKPQKRYTPYKKLSRDKKNSNTLQKCRSEIWQGKYNEMVCDMEQEHAVDFVLFREVCYFPLWLLNYVNDLFECL, encoded by the exons ATGAGAAAGGAGGAAcgagaagggggggaaggaatcaaccatgtgtgtgtaaaaaaagaaaatgcagcTGCAACTTATGAGGGAGACCCCAGGAGCTTCGACCCAAACGGTAGCAATAAACAGGGAGATGCACCTTGTGGAGAGGCAGCTGACGGAGAAGCACCTAATGGAGATGCGCCTAATGGAGCTGCTACGGAGGCAACACAAAATCCCCCTTCAAACGAACACTATGTCATATTtggaaacagaaaaaaaaaagtcatcgATCTGCACCTAGCCCTGCCAACCAAAACGCACATCATGATAAAGGAGCTAATGAAGaggaatattataaaatttttaatcacGCAAAATATAGATTCACTACACTATAGGTGTGGCACTcaattttcgaaaatttcAGAAATACATGGAAATATATTCATCGAAAGGTGCGATTTTTGTG GTGTATGTACAGATGTTTTATTAGATTGGAATAATGCATACGAAGATTTCTTCCACTTAAACTCCATTAGACATTCTCAGATGGCTgattttcacttttgtttGGGATCCAGCTTTTACATTGTCCCAGCTAGCTATTATccatccaaaaaaaaatttgcaaatgaAAAGTCCTTCAGCTGTTTAATTAATTATCAGAAGTCTTCCCTCTCGAAGGAAGTTGATTTAAGTTTGCATTCGAATGTGAACAACATTTCCGATATCATCATTAAAGAATTTTCTCTTGAACCTCTCTGTATTAGAAGCGCATTGATTGTCGTGGTCAGGTGCCAAGTAATCTACTTTGATTTAATTTTCGACAATTTGATAACGGTGAATAATGTCATCCAAGAAGACCACTGTGTAGACTTACCCAAGGGAGAAATTTCCAGCGACCTGTCATTCCGAATtgtcaaaaaggaagagcatGATtcaggggaggggggggagtacCCTTGGGGGAAAACACACCACAataaagggaagaagcactCAACTTATGATGGGATGAAGCAGTTAAAGGAGGATAAAAACCCGTCCATATATTTGTGCACACATCCAAATGATTCTGATGGTGATGCACAAAACACGTATAGTGACAAGAACAGATTTAAGGAACAACTCTTTCTAATAAAATGCTCGATGATTAAAAACGTGAGCACCAACGAACCAATTGATGAGGCACACAAATTAGGAGTAACCTTGATAGATAAGACCAAAGGCATTTGGCTAGTAAGGACAACTTTTTCCTGTCTACTAGAAATCGAATTGTGGTACAACTCCTTCGTTTtgctaaaattaaattacgATGAAAACTGCCCGTTCGTGGAGCTAAATGCGTGGAGTGTGAACGTGGCTTACACGTATGGTGACGACATTGATGATGTGGACTATGTCAACAGAGGGGCTTCTAAAAGTAGAAATTTcgatttgcacaaaaataagTATGTGGATAGCACCACTCCGCAGATGTGCACTGCTGAAAATGGTGTAcacataaaggaaaaagtgaacaGCGATCCTAACCAGAGGGAGGGCAGCCTTTCAAACCACCACAACGACTATAATGAACGTCGTGATGCACGACAGTCGTTGCCCATTTCAGAAATATTGCCCGAACATGTATATGTGGGTTACAATCCAAACAATATCAAACCGCAGTGTGGGGTTGagcagctagccattttgacCAACGCGAGCAAGCTCTCCAAGCATAGCAACTACGCATGCTTCGAGCTTCCCAATGCGCTCAAATTGCTATACAATTTGTTCTGCCTAGTAAACAAGTCGGAAAGGGCAAgcgaaacagaaaaagaaaggcaaGGAGAACAcgtgaaaatggaaaaaacacCCAGTAGAGACACAATAGAGACGTTTGTAAAAAACCTGCATTTGCCAAAAAATGTCAATTTATACACAACCGATTTTATAAACTCCTTTACACAGAAAGAGAACATGGCGCACCAGAGCCATTACACCTtcagggaaaggaaaaaaaaaaacttaagtGACTTCAATTTGTGCTCCTCTTCTGATgaaaacaaggaaaaaaaaatgttcgttttttatAACCTATACATGAACGAAAGCAATGATGTTTATAATGTCGCAATTGGGAGGGATATAATCCGGAAACACACTTTTGATTGTTTGCTACCTAGTAGTTACTCTCCAAAAAGTGATTCAAAAGGGCACCTTGGCAATTCCCCAACAATGAAAGAAACACATGAAGCGAACAAATTTAATGACAACAATTGTGTAAGAAGCACTAGCAAAGTTGAAAGTTATCCTTTACACGAGATGCACCACTTAAAAATTACTCcctcacaaaatgggaaaaattgTGATGAATCCGAAAATGTGGATGAGGATAGCTATCGCAAATACAGAGCCTCACTTAGTCAAGGAAGTGAACCCATCTTGAGTAATAGCCCGAAAGAAAAGTTGGAAATGCCTCCGATGGAAAAGGCTACAATGAATTATAACACTGTCGCGAAGGAACAATCAAGCGACGATTCGAATACAAATGGTTTTAAAGGGAATAACCCCAAATCAGATAAAGCCAGCGCTAGTGACTTacaggatgaagaaaatcaCGCAAgcagcacaaaaaaaaagtcagaCGATTTTAACCACCGTTCTTCTGAACTATTGTTCTACCCAGTTATGCTTATAAATAGCAAACACCAACTTGGTGAATTGGTGTCCAAAATACCCAAGTATATCAAACCCCAGAAGAGGTACACTCCTTACAAGAAGCTCAgcagggataaaaaaaactccaatACTCTTCAGAAATGTAGAAGTGAAATTTGGCAGGGAAAATACAACGAGATGGTTTGCGATATGGAGCAAGAGCACGCTGTCGATTTTGTTCTCTTCCGGGAGGTCTGCTACTTCCCTCTGTGGCTTTTGAATTATGTAAACGACTTGTTCGAGTGCCTGTGA
- a CDS encoding PA14 domain containing protein (putative), whose product MEFFHFALLTLALLLSQCYSQNYDKENLKKLTEYRQQHRKTVDGRLCAAAFVQDDQTYTDCTKATDPNGITGREWCYVEVQLVGKGNRDWDYCKGVINYDVVRSKARTFYLAKSNELNSAVTKLEMEKNKLEGIYEKYEGICGSTSEMVKKQIEEINDIAKNSSRNINKLLLQASSIGDSETKMYELADEVEKNRKAFLEDKRNCSILKAYSIEEKADGLIGSYYDNAYFSGYPVSIQSDKYINFVWDTGIPVENIPYQHFSVRWDGYLKIPQTGNYIISVEHDCGVRIFLDDSPILVDNMPYPKEEDSEEMRPISMLPIDKINAKVHKVSSEKLGLLGGKKYKFRIEYFHLSTIKYEHPDMVHIMLSWKSDHIVEEIIPTNYFFQGNVTAPLRISQLRGEEYEIIFLQNGMNAFMDTTKFVVADIPAIFEKSKCIRSTLNNHSISSVHFRVNSHSVVFVAIPKEVKEIPLNDVTKRNFESTKDTLSIYQVEEENATNASEQSTYNIYSSEYSSGDVIINLLKPTPFLIFLEPRELHSSNSCRGYVQTVSLTNSGHFNSCYASSYESPKFDCNAGFSGNNQDKEYETWKTADDKSLGQYLSVNFKYEIDIHSFTFRTLPSLENPITELTLYFPNVKTPEVFVISPGHHHYKLSTPIKAKSAKVVISKVSDPKRQSGGNFAFYGIPCIDPKNEQPNAQKNEREINVFFTSKNGSTSSKPLNWLIDNGLKKDQYGFFKYGWEKLPTPVESENLDKDPSHAGISFLPLECKNSNDTCDTSNTWSIDLLHQGTYYMAIEIGSPSGRQELNSITVNGNVYISNMFLKPRQYTKVTSDISISDSKTLQISTDTNTVIQSVQLLFLHK is encoded by the exons atggaattttttcacttcgcGCTGCTCACTTTGGCACTTCTCCTAAGCCAGTGCTACTCCCAGAACTATGACAAGGAGAATTTGAAG AAACTGACGGAGTATCGCCAGCAGCACAGAAAAACAGTCGACGGACGTCTGTGCGCCGCGGCGTTTGTGCAAGACGATCAGACTTATACGGATTGCACGAAGGCAACGGATCCAAACGGAATAACGGGCAGAGAATGGTGTTACGTGGAAGTGCAGCTAGTAGGGAAGGGAAACAGAGACTGGGATTACTGCAAAGGAGTAATAAACTACGATGTTGTCAGATCAAAAGCTAGGACGTTCTATTTAGCAAAGTCGAATGAACTGAACAGTGCTGTCACAAAACtggaaatggagaaaaacaaattggaagGCATATATGAGAAGTACGAAGGAATATGTGGAAGCACATccgaaatggtgaagaaacaaattgaGGAAATTAACGACATAGCTAAAAACTCCAGTAGAAACATAAACAAATTGTTGCTTCAGGCATCATCCATCGGTGACTctgaaacaaaaatgtatgaactAGCAGATGAAGTAGAGAAGAATAGGAAAGCCTTCCTGGAGGACAAAAGGAATTGTTCAATATTAAAAGCCTACAGTATTGAAGAGAAAGCAGATGGATTAATTGGAAGCTATTACGATAATGCCTATTTCTCAGGGTACCCTGTCTCCATTCAAAGTGACaagtatataaattttgtgtgGGACACTGGTATCCCAGTAGAGAATATTCCATATCAGCATTTTTCTGTAAGGTGGGAtggatatttaaaaattcccCAAACGGGGAATTATATCATTTCTGTCGAACATGACTGTGGGGTGAGGATATTTTTAGACGACTCCCCCATTCTTGTAGATAACATGCCTTATCCTAAGGAAGAGGATTCAGAAGAAATGAGACCCATATCTATGCTTCCCATcgataaaataaatgccaAGGTGCATAAGGTCAGCTCTGAAAAGTTGGGCCTACTTGGaggaaagaaatataaattccGCATAGAATATTTCCACCTCAGTACAATCAAATATGAACACCCTGACATGGTCCACATAATGCTCTCCTGGAAATCTGATCACATAGTGGAGGAAATCATTCCaactaattattttttccaaggaAATGTGACAGCCCCATTACGAATTAGTCAGTTGAGGGGGGAAGAATACGAAATTATATTTCTCCAGAATGGAATGAACGCCTTTATGGACACGACAAAATTCGTAGTGGCTGACATTCCagccatttttgaaaaatccaAGTGCATACGTTCTACTCTCAACAATCATAGTATAAGCAGTGTACATTTTAGGGTAAACTCGCATAGCGTCGTCTTTGTAGCCATACCAAAGGAGGTGAAGGAAATCCCACTAAACGATGTAACGAAGAGAAATTTTGAAAGCACAAAGGATACTTTATCAATTTAtcaagtggaggaagaaaatgcgACGAATGCTTCAGAGCAGAGCACATATAATATTTACTCTTCTGAATATTCCAGCGGAGATGTGATAATAAATTTGCTGAAACcgactccttttttaatatttttggagCCACGTGAATTGCACTCCTCCAATAGTTGTAGGGGATATGTTCAGACAGTTTCACTCACAAATTCGGGACACTTTAATTCTTGTTATGCCTCATCATATGAGTCCCCCAAATTTGATTGCAATGCTGGGTTCAGTGGAAATAATCAGGACAAAGAATACGAAACGTGGAAAACGGCAGATGATAAATCATTAGGGCAGTATCTAAGTGTGAACTTCAAATACGAGATAGACATCCACTCCTTCACATTTAGAACTCTTCCCTCTCTGGAGAACCCGATTACAGAACTGACTCTGTACTTTCCAAATGTTAAAACACCTGAAGTTTTTGTCATTTCCCCGGGACACCATCACTACAAGCTGAGCACCCCAATAAAGGCGAAAAGCGCCAAGGTGGTTATATCCAAAGTAAGCGATCCCAAGCGACAGAGTGGTGGAAACTTTGCCTTTTATGGTATCCCTTGTATAGACcccaaaaatgagcaaccAAATGCACAGAAAAATGAGCGCGAAATTAACGTATTTTTTACGAGCAAAAATGGTAGCACGTCATCCAAACCGTTAAACTGGCTAATTGATAATGGACTGAAAAAGGATCAGTATggatttttcaaatatgGCTGGGAGAAATTACCCACCCCAGTGGAATCAGAAAATTTGGATAAGGACCCCTCACATGCAGgaatttctttccttcctttgGAATGCAAAAATAGCAACGACACTTGTGATACTTCTAATACGTGGTCAATTGATTTACTGCACCAAGGAACATACTACATGGCCATCGAAATAGGATCTCCAAGCGGCAGACAAGAACTAAATTCCATCACAGTTAATGGAAATGTTTACATAAGTAACATGTTTTTAAAGCCTAGGCAGTACACCAAAGTTACCTCTGATATTAGTATCTCAGACAGTAAAACACTCCAGATCTCCACTGACACGAACACCGTAATACAGTCCGTGCAGCTTCTGTTCCTTCACAAGTGA